In Massilia violaceinigra, one DNA window encodes the following:
- a CDS encoding tetratricopeptide repeat protein produces MTRRLLLAALLYGCALAHAQPLDPAGLARLEGAAAQDPEAAYDLGRMVRNGIGTAREPQRAFALIESSARRGHAPAMFTLSAMLAAGEGCAADMAASRRWLEAAAELEHPEALQQIAMYVQEGGMGYARDPQRAAQLLREAAHAMTHRAHGH; encoded by the coding sequence ATGACGCGGCGCCTGCTGCTGGCGGCGCTGCTGTACGGCTGCGCGCTGGCGCACGCGCAGCCGCTCGATCCGGCCGGCCTGGCGCGCTTGGAGGGCGCCGCGGCGCAGGACCCCGAGGCCGCGTATGACCTGGGCCGCATGGTCCGCAACGGCATCGGCACGGCGCGCGAACCGCAGCGCGCCTTCGCGCTGATCGAGTCGAGCGCCCGGCGCGGCCATGCGCCGGCCATGTTCACCTTGTCGGCCATGCTGGCGGCGGGGGAGGGCTGTGCGGCGGACATGGCGGCGTCACGGCGCTGGCTGGAAGCGGCCGCTGAACTGGAGCATCCCGAGGCGCTCCAGCAGATCGCCATGTACGTGCAGGAAGGCGGGATGGGATATGCGCGCGACCCGCAGCGCGCCGCCCAGCTCCTGCGCGAAGCGGCGCACGCGATGACCCATCGCGCGCACGGCCACTAG
- a CDS encoding putative quinol monooxygenase, translating to MTFTTRPEAASDFRAMLENLKRDLPAVAGCRGVSIFRAKDDPAVFTLVEQWDSEQAHKAHIDRLTGSGGWDAIAACLLEPPSGRYVSQL from the coding sequence ATCACTTTCACCACCCGGCCCGAGGCCGCATCGGATTTTCGCGCCATGCTCGAAAACCTCAAGCGCGACCTGCCCGCCGTCGCCGGCTGCCGTGGCGTGAGCATCTTCCGCGCCAAAGACGATCCGGCCGTGTTCACGCTGGTCGAACAATGGGATAGCGAACAGGCGCACAAAGCGCACATCGACCGGCTCACCGGATCCGGTGGATGGGACGCCATTGCCGCCTGTTTGCTGGAGCCGCCGTCGGGACGCTACGTCAGTCAGTTGTAA
- a CDS encoding bifunctional 2',3'-cyclic-nucleotide 2'-phosphodiesterase/3'-nucleotidase, protein MRYQIFIPALPLMFCAAAGAANPPTGATAVVGVMETTDLHSNVLGYDYFKLSPEPSLGLDRTASLIAQARRQFPNNLLFDNGDTIQGSALADYQALANPLKCDQTLAIYKVMNKLGYDGGGIGNHEFNYGLAYLSQVTGNRFEVDGVDAARPRCAGPAFPQVLANVYSLKTRKPLFAPYSIIDKQITAQGADGKPVTTTLKVGIIGFAPPTILSWDKRWLEGKVYTEGLRETAAKFIPEMRARGADLVVAISHGGLDDSAYAPSMENGNWHLSKVPGIDAMLIGHSHLPFPNATSTVPQFNLPGVDKVKGLVNGVPTVMANLWGKHLGVIGLHLSYDGQRWVVDRSKTIVEARGAQQADKSFIAPDPDIAALVAAEHEATIRYVKTPVGATDFRMSTYFADVGDVSAITVVNQAQTDYVIKYVKASMPQYAALPVLSMASPFKGGTAGVTDYTDVKAGSLALNNAADLYLYPNSLYAVKVNGGELKDWLERAAERFNTIDPALATPQELVNTAFPTYNFDALTSKEVSYEIDVTKAPGQRIRNLRFRDKPVNASNEFLVATNNYRASGGGGFPGLDGSKTAIAAPDANRDVLIAYIKDVKNLTRAQHGQQRSWRFAKTRTAGPVVFHSAPGLLPLAQQAGLGNVSMLRADDGLGKGFALYAVDLSK, encoded by the coding sequence ATGCGTTATCAAATTTTCATTCCCGCCTTGCCCCTGATGTTCTGCGCCGCCGCCGGCGCCGCCAACCCGCCCACGGGGGCGACCGCGGTAGTCGGGGTGATGGAAACGACCGACCTGCACTCGAACGTGCTCGGATACGATTACTTCAAGCTGTCCCCGGAACCGTCGCTGGGCCTGGACCGCACCGCCTCGCTCATCGCCCAGGCCCGCCGGCAGTTCCCGAACAATCTGCTATTCGATAACGGCGACACCATCCAGGGCAGCGCGCTGGCCGACTACCAGGCACTGGCCAACCCGCTCAAGTGCGACCAGACGCTGGCCATCTACAAGGTCATGAACAAGCTCGGTTACGACGGCGGCGGCATCGGCAACCACGAATTCAATTACGGCCTGGCGTACCTGAGCCAGGTGACCGGCAATCGTTTCGAGGTCGATGGCGTCGATGCGGCCAGGCCGCGCTGCGCCGGACCGGCGTTCCCGCAGGTGCTGGCCAACGTCTACAGCCTCAAGACGCGCAAGCCGCTGTTTGCGCCTTACAGCATCATCGACAAGCAGATCACCGCGCAGGGCGCCGACGGCAAGCCGGTGACGACGACGCTCAAAGTCGGCATCATCGGCTTTGCGCCGCCGACCATCCTGTCGTGGGACAAGCGCTGGCTGGAAGGGAAGGTCTACACCGAGGGCCTGCGCGAAACCGCGGCCAAATTCATTCCCGAGATGCGCGCCAGGGGGGCCGACCTGGTGGTGGCGATTTCGCACGGCGGCCTTGACGACAGCGCCTACGCGCCGTCGATGGAAAACGGGAACTGGCACCTGTCCAAGGTGCCCGGCATCGACGCCATGCTGATTGGGCACTCGCACCTGCCGTTCCCGAATGCGACCAGCACGGTCCCGCAGTTCAACCTGCCGGGCGTGGACAAGGTCAAGGGCCTGGTCAACGGCGTGCCGACCGTGATGGCCAACCTGTGGGGCAAGCACCTCGGCGTGATCGGCCTGCACCTGTCGTACGACGGCCAGCGCTGGGTGGTCGACCGCAGCAAGACGATTGTGGAGGCGCGCGGCGCGCAGCAGGCCGATAAATCGTTCATCGCGCCCGATCCGGACATCGCCGCGCTCGTCGCGGCCGAACACGAAGCGACCATCCGCTACGTCAAAACGCCGGTCGGCGCGACCGACTTCCGCATGTCGACCTATTTTGCCGACGTGGGCGACGTGTCGGCCATCACGGTGGTCAACCAGGCGCAGACCGACTATGTGATCAAGTACGTCAAGGCCAGCATGCCGCAGTACGCGGCCTTGCCGGTGCTGTCGATGGCGTCGCCGTTCAAGGGCGGCACCGCCGGCGTGACCGATTACACCGACGTCAAAGCCGGCAGCCTGGCGCTCAACAATGCGGCCGACCTGTACCTGTATCCGAATTCGCTGTACGCGGTGAAGGTCAACGGCGGGGAACTGAAGGACTGGCTGGAGCGGGCGGCGGAGCGCTTCAACACCATCGACCCGGCGCTGGCGACGCCGCAGGAGCTGGTCAACACCGCTTTTCCGACCTATAACTTCGATGCGCTGACGTCGAAGGAGGTCAGTTATGAAATCGATGTCACCAAGGCGCCCGGCCAGCGCATCAGGAACCTGCGCTTTCGCGACAAACCGGTCAACGCCTCGAACGAATTTTTGGTGGCGACGAATAACTACCGCGCCAGCGGCGGTGGCGGTTTTCCGGGCCTTGACGGCAGCAAGACCGCGATTGCCGCGCCGGACGCCAACCGCGATGTGCTGATCGCCTACATCAAGGACGTGAAGAACCTGACGCGCGCGCAGCACGGCCAGCAGCGCAGCTGGCGCTTTGCCAAAACGCGCACCGCGGGGCCGGTGGTGTTCCATTCGGCGCCCGGGCTGCTGCCGCTGGCGCAGCAGGCCGGCCTTGGCAATGTGTCGATGCTGCGCGCCGACGATGGTCTGGGCAAGGGCTTTGCGTTGTACGCGGTCGACCTGTCGAAATGA
- a CDS encoding thioredoxin family protein translates to MKFLNIAVAAGAALGCTMAYAAKVIELKPTEVDAFLSKPGYVVLQLTSPDRGCKYCIGADKTFDQAAAESTDRNTVFARVQWPVWYKAPKMGARIGIGGVPRQIVFKDGKEQRQAGGRPESASALLAHIEKIRQLPPAPGKDVTYEPEAAEPEPAPQAPLTAAQQDVLRLYTRKDLLKELVAACARVAPPKATAYERAFHTWTVAHASALNEAAMLKLSRTSREDASEEAALAQGEMRTVEAWMAKDLNITRTKGPGEDSCNGLTAYLEAAKR, encoded by the coding sequence ATGAAATTTCTGAACATCGCCGTGGCCGCGGGCGCCGCGCTGGGCTGCACCATGGCCTACGCCGCCAAGGTCATCGAACTTAAACCAACCGAAGTCGATGCCTTCCTGTCCAAACCCGGCTACGTGGTCCTGCAACTGACCTCACCGGACCGCGGCTGCAAATACTGCATAGGCGCCGACAAGACCTTCGACCAGGCCGCCGCCGAATCGACCGACCGCAACACCGTGTTCGCGCGCGTTCAATGGCCCGTGTGGTACAAGGCGCCGAAGATGGGCGCACGCATCGGCATCGGCGGCGTGCCGCGCCAGATCGTGTTCAAGGACGGCAAGGAGCAGCGCCAGGCAGGCGGGCGGCCGGAAAGCGCGAGCGCGCTGCTGGCCCACATCGAGAAGATTCGCCAGCTGCCGCCGGCGCCGGGCAAGGATGTCACCTACGAGCCAGAGGCTGCGGAACCAGAGCCCGCACCGCAGGCACCACTGACGGCTGCCCAGCAGGACGTGCTGCGTCTTTACACGCGCAAGGACCTGCTGAAGGAACTGGTGGCGGCGTGCGCCAGGGTCGCGCCACCAAAAGCGACGGCTTACGAACGCGCCTTCCATACCTGGACGGTGGCCCATGCCAGCGCGCTCAATGAAGCGGCCATGCTGAAACTGTCGCGCACCAGCCGCGAAGACGCCAGCGAGGAAGCCGCGCTGGCGCAGGGCGAAATGCGCACTGTCGAAGCATGGATGGCGAAGGATCTGAACATCACGCGGACCAAGGGGCCGGGCGAGGACAGCTGCAACGGCCTGACGGCTTACCTGGAGGCCGCGAAGCGCTGA
- a CDS encoding Dyp-type peroxidase → MTIIDTLKNLVHSSPKLELDDIQATILFKRPDPYYGTHVLLKIIDAAGGRALLSRLAPHVRSAADARINTTAWIAVALSHAGLVALDIPEDSLASFPAAFRAGMAARADRLQDFGASAPANWEAPYGSGDVHVTISIFAPDEASWKHALATAQNEFKDIDGVTLLGMHDFGAQPDSLNPFGYRDNISNPAIDGGIEDLLPGQGDAIKAGELILGYPGESGVPMAMPQPEALGRNGTFVVIRKYQADAAAFNRFLRDNADDEAGQELLAAKLVGRWRSGAPLTLAPEKDDPALGADPKRNNDFTYKDDQAGLQAPHGCHMRRMNPRDSKLAVLTDVNIHRIIRRSTTFGAPWRADLLEDDGQERGLFFIGISAKAPETVEFMQAEWVDHGNFMDLGKERDPILGQQDEDSTFTIQKRPVRQRIHGIQTFCTVRGGEYLFMPSLTALRWLAGEGRETA, encoded by the coding sequence ATGACAATCATCGATACACTCAAAAACCTGGTCCATTCCTCGCCAAAGCTGGAACTGGACGACATCCAGGCCACCATCCTTTTCAAGCGTCCCGACCCTTACTACGGCACCCACGTGCTGCTGAAAATCATTGATGCCGCCGGCGGCCGCGCGCTGCTCTCGCGCCTGGCGCCGCACGTGCGCAGCGCCGCCGACGCGCGCATTAATACCACCGCATGGATCGCCGTGGCATTGAGCCACGCGGGCCTGGTGGCGCTGGACATCCCCGAGGATTCGCTGGCCAGTTTCCCGGCCGCCTTCCGCGCCGGCATGGCGGCGCGTGCCGACCGCCTGCAAGACTTTGGAGCAAGTGCGCCGGCAAACTGGGAAGCGCCTTACGGCAGCGGCGACGTGCACGTGACGATATCGATCTTCGCCCCTGATGAAGCATCGTGGAAGCATGCGCTGGCCACCGCGCAGAACGAATTCAAGGATATCGACGGCGTCACGCTGCTCGGCATGCACGACTTCGGCGCGCAGCCGGACAGCCTGAACCCCTTCGGCTACCGCGACAACATCAGCAACCCGGCCATCGACGGCGGCATCGAAGACCTGCTGCCGGGCCAGGGCGACGCGATCAAGGCGGGCGAACTGATTCTCGGCTATCCGGGCGAATCGGGCGTGCCGATGGCGATGCCGCAGCCGGAGGCGCTGGGGCGCAACGGCACCTTCGTGGTGATCCGCAAATACCAGGCCGACGCCGCCGCGTTCAACCGCTTCCTGCGCGATAACGCCGACGACGAAGCCGGCCAGGAACTGCTGGCCGCCAAGCTGGTGGGCCGCTGGCGCAGTGGCGCGCCGCTGACCCTGGCGCCGGAAAAGGACGATCCGGCCCTCGGCGCGGACCCGAAGCGCAACAACGACTTCACGTACAAGGATGACCAGGCCGGCCTGCAGGCGCCGCACGGTTGCCACATGCGCCGCATGAACCCGCGCGACAGCAAGCTGGCCGTGCTGACGGACGTGAACATCCACCGCATCATTCGCCGCAGCACCACGTTCGGCGCACCGTGGCGCGCGGACCTGCTGGAAGACGACGGCCAGGAGCGCGGCCTGTTCTTCATCGGGATCAGCGCCAAGGCGCCCGAGACCGTGGAGTTCATGCAGGCCGAGTGGGTCGACCATGGTAATTTCATGGACCTGGGCAAGGAGCGCGATCCGATCCTCGGCCAGCAGGATGAGGACAGCACCTTCACCATCCAGAAGCGCCCGGTGCGCCAGCGCATCCACGGCATCCAGACCTTCTGCACTGTGCGCGGTGGTGAATACCTGTTCATGCCGAGCCTGACGGCGCTGCGCTGGCTGGCGGGCGAAGGCCGCGAAACGGCCTGA
- a CDS encoding AraC family transcriptional regulator, which translates to MNTDASSTPLARLRSMVAARAVSEGRTDSIWPGLRYYRFSTPLRYDKTQTLAPGIVVVLQGRKSARLGASTLAYDEMSCLVLGAETRCEGTVVDASPGQPYLAIHMDLPPDLLVKTFIALADASPSSTANVTLNYVAPVDERVLDAFTRLLPATDLAIDRATIAPLIVEEIIVRLLRSDAASAIRDAAAMKRSAARIQKAVQLIQQHFRRPLDIAELAGAVAMSPSHFAHTFREVAGLAPMHFLRNTRLDAARVLLLAGGRRPGEVAALTGFDSAAHFTREFKRRYGAPPAQYARQLASQQAQSI; encoded by the coding sequence GTGAATACCGACGCCAGTTCGACGCCCCTGGCACGCCTGCGCAGCATGGTCGCCGCGCGCGCCGTGAGCGAAGGCCGCACCGATTCCATCTGGCCCGGCCTGCGCTACTACCGCTTTTCAACGCCGCTGCGTTACGACAAAACCCAGACTCTGGCGCCGGGCATCGTCGTCGTGCTTCAGGGCCGCAAAAGCGCCCGTCTCGGCGCCAGCACGCTCGCCTACGACGAGATGAGCTGCCTCGTGCTCGGCGCCGAAACGCGCTGCGAAGGCACCGTGGTCGACGCCAGCCCGGGCCAGCCCTATCTCGCGATCCACATGGACCTGCCGCCCGACCTACTGGTGAAGACCTTCATCGCGCTGGCCGACGCCTCACCCTCTTCAACCGCGAACGTGACCCTGAACTACGTGGCGCCGGTCGACGAGCGCGTGCTCGACGCGTTCACGCGCCTGCTGCCGGCGACGGACCTGGCGATCGACCGCGCCACCATCGCGCCGCTCATCGTGGAGGAGATTATCGTGCGCCTGCTCAGGTCCGACGCGGCGAGCGCCATCCGCGATGCGGCGGCGATGAAGCGTTCGGCCGCCCGCATCCAAAAGGCAGTGCAGCTTATACAGCAGCATTTCCGCCGCCCGCTGGATATCGCCGAACTGGCCGGCGCCGTGGCGATGAGCCCCTCGCACTTCGCCCACACCTTCCGCGAGGTGGCCGGGCTGGCGCCGATGCACTTCTTGCGCAATACCCGCCTCGACGCAGCGCGGGTGCTGCTGCTGGCCGGCGGCAGGCGGCCCGGCGAAGTGGCCGCCCTCACCGGTTTCGACAGCGCCGCGCACTTCACGCGCGAATTCAAGCGCCGCTACGGCGCCCCGCCGGCGCAGTACGCGCGCCAGCTCGCAAGTCAGCAGGCACAGTCAATATAA
- the lysS gene encoding lysine--tRNA ligase, with product MTTDIQDQAPAPADENKLIAERRAKLATLREGGIAFPNDFRPQHKAAQLVEEFGSKTREELEATEVPVVLAGRMMLKREAGKKAVFATLQDSSGPRADGRIQIYVTLDKTGEAAMEALSHYDLGDILGIEGTLFKTKTDELTVKVSTLRLITKSLRPLPDKFHGLSDQETKYRQRYVDLITNDQARRTFKARTAAMSSIRRFMEKNDFMEVETPMLHSIPGGAAAKPFVTHHNALDMEMFLRIAPELYLKRLVVGGFDRVFEVNRNFRNEGVSPRHNPEFTMMEFYAAYTDYQWIMDFTEAVIRQAAIDAHGTAELTYGGKALDLSKPFRRMTIVGAINAYAPHYTAEQLQDAEFIKAELLKFGVKPFSTAGLGALQLALFEETAEAQLWEPTFIVDYPAEVSPLARASDTVAGITERFELFIVGRELANGFSELNDSEDQAARFLAQVAAKDAGDDEAMFYDADYIRALEYGMPPAGGCGIGIDRLIMLITDSPNIRDVILFPHLRREE from the coding sequence ATGACTACGGACATCCAAGACCAAGCACCCGCCCCGGCAGATGAAAACAAACTGATCGCCGAACGCCGCGCCAAGCTGGCTACGCTGCGCGAAGGCGGCATCGCCTTTCCTAACGATTTCCGTCCGCAGCACAAGGCGGCGCAACTGGTCGAGGAATTCGGCAGCAAGACGCGCGAAGAACTCGAAGCGACCGAAGTGCCCGTGGTCCTGGCCGGGCGCATGATGCTCAAGCGCGAAGCCGGTAAAAAAGCCGTGTTCGCAACCCTGCAGGATTCGTCCGGCCCGCGCGCCGACGGCCGCATCCAGATCTACGTCACGCTCGACAAAACCGGCGAAGCCGCCATGGAAGCGCTGAGCCACTACGACCTGGGCGACATCCTGGGCATCGAAGGCACGCTGTTCAAGACCAAGACTGACGAACTGACGGTCAAGGTGTCGACCCTGCGCCTGATCACCAAGTCGCTGCGTCCTTTGCCGGACAAATTCCATGGCCTGTCGGACCAGGAAACCAAATACCGCCAGCGCTATGTGGACCTGATTACCAATGACCAGGCGCGCCGCACGTTCAAGGCCCGCACCGCCGCCATGTCGTCGATTCGCCGCTTCATGGAAAAGAACGACTTCATGGAAGTCGAAACGCCGATGCTGCATTCGATTCCTGGCGGCGCCGCCGCCAAGCCGTTCGTCACCCACCACAATGCGCTGGACATGGAAATGTTCCTGCGCATCGCGCCGGAGCTGTACCTCAAGCGCCTGGTGGTCGGCGGCTTCGATCGCGTGTTCGAAGTAAACCGCAACTTCCGCAATGAAGGCGTCTCGCCGCGCCACAATCCAGAATTCACGATGATGGAATTCTACGCGGCCTACACCGATTACCAGTGGATCATGGACTTCACCGAAGCGGTGATCCGCCAGGCCGCCATCGATGCGCACGGCACCGCGGAACTGACCTATGGCGGGAAGGCGCTTGACTTGTCCAAGCCGTTCCGCCGCATGACCATCGTCGGCGCCATCAACGCCTATGCGCCGCACTACACCGCGGAGCAGCTGCAGGATGCGGAATTCATCAAGGCCGAACTGCTCAAATTCGGCGTGAAGCCGTTTTCGACCGCCGGCCTGGGCGCGCTGCAACTGGCGCTGTTCGAGGAAACCGCCGAAGCGCAGCTGTGGGAGCCGACCTTCATCGTCGACTACCCGGCCGAAGTGTCGCCACTGGCGCGCGCGTCGGACACGGTAGCCGGCATCACCGAGCGTTTCGAGCTGTTCATCGTCGGCCGCGAGCTGGCCAACGGCTTCTCGGAGCTGAACGACTCCGAAGACCAGGCGGCGCGCTTCCTGGCGCAGGTAGCAGCCAAGGACGCGGGCGATGATGAGGCGATGTTCTACGACGCCGACTACATCCGCGCGCTGGAATACGGCATGCCGCCGGCCGGTGGCTGCGGTATCGGCATCGATCGCCTGATCATGCTCATTACCGATTCGCCGAACATTCGCGACGTGATTCTCTTCCCGCACTTGCGCCGCGAAGAGTAA
- a CDS encoding catalase family protein: MSATTYVRYNDNLEQKQENEDAIIDSVVESMMRVNTRVFDKHRHAKRDAHAKCHGVLVGHVTVYDNLAPHLAQGVFARPGTYPVVIRLSTAPGDIHSDKLPSPRGMAIKMLGVDGPQFLPNRQDATTQDLLLVNHPVIAFGHAAAYLKTQKLLEKHADDPDMVRRIVAALARGGSKALHALGIENPIVDTLGAPNNHILGETFFSMAAVRYGDYVAKLCAAPLSSNVRALTGQPLGDDADDSALRNLVVDFFSGQGAEYELRAQLCTDTATMPIEDASIEWPQKDSPYQPIAKLTIPPQQAFSPARRVFADDVLSFNPWHCIEAHRPLGSIMRARIKAYEASSKFRHEMNAQPRIEIDSIGQVPE, encoded by the coding sequence ATGTCTGCTACCACCTACGTCCGTTACAACGACAATCTGGAACAAAAGCAGGAAAACGAGGATGCGATCATCGACAGCGTGGTCGAATCGATGATGCGCGTAAACACCCGCGTGTTCGACAAACACCGCCACGCCAAGCGCGACGCCCACGCCAAGTGCCACGGCGTGCTGGTTGGCCACGTCACCGTCTACGACAACCTGGCACCGCACCTGGCCCAGGGCGTGTTCGCGCGTCCCGGCACCTACCCAGTCGTGATCCGCCTTTCCACCGCGCCCGGCGACATCCACAGCGACAAGCTGCCGTCCCCGCGCGGCATGGCGATCAAGATGCTGGGCGTTGACGGCCCGCAGTTCCTGCCCAACCGCCAGGACGCGACAACGCAAGACCTGCTGCTGGTGAACCACCCGGTGATCGCCTTCGGCCACGCCGCCGCCTACCTCAAGACCCAGAAGCTGCTGGAGAAGCACGCGGACGACCCGGACATGGTGCGCCGCATCGTGGCCGCCCTCGCCCGTGGCGGCAGCAAGGCGCTGCACGCGCTGGGCATCGAGAACCCGATCGTCGACACGCTCGGTGCGCCCAACAACCATATTCTTGGCGAGACCTTCTTCAGCATGGCCGCGGTGCGCTACGGCGACTACGTGGCCAAGCTGTGCGCCGCGCCGCTCTCAAGCAATGTGCGCGCCCTCACCGGCCAGCCGCTCGGCGACGACGCCGACGACTCGGCCCTGCGCAACCTGGTAGTGGACTTCTTTTCGGGCCAGGGCGCCGAGTACGAGCTGCGCGCGCAGCTGTGCACCGACACCGCCACCATGCCGATCGAAGACGCCTCGATCGAGTGGCCGCAGAAAGACTCGCCCTACCAGCCAATCGCCAAGCTGACCATCCCGCCGCAGCAGGCTTTCAGCCCGGCGCGCCGCGTGTTCGCCGACGACGTTTTGTCGTTCAACCCGTGGCACTGCATCGAGGCGCACCGCCCGCTCGGCTCCATCATGCGCGCGCGCATCAAGGCCTATGAAGCGTCGTCCAAATTCCGCCACGAGATGAACGCGCAGCCGCGCATCGAAATCGACAGCATTGGCCAGGTACCGGAATAA
- a CDS encoding HAD family hydrolase, producing the protein MTATRRAFIFDMDGTIVDNMSFHTESWIAFFQRRGKDIDADEFFRATAGRQGKEIIRSHMGEHLNDDEVRVLNDEKELVYRELYEPHRKTVMGFDVLIALAKEMNVALAVATAAPNANITFTLDGLDLRRHFDTVVGAADVARGKPHPDVFLLAAERCGVAPEHCIVFEDAPLGVEAARRAGMRAVVLTTTLPAEAFAEFDNVIHIASDFSELTIDALFSS; encoded by the coding sequence ATGACCGCTACCCGACGCGCATTCATCTTCGACATGGACGGCACAATCGTCGACAACATGTCCTTTCACACCGAGTCCTGGATTGCTTTTTTCCAGCGCCGCGGCAAGGACATCGACGCCGACGAGTTTTTCCGCGCCACGGCAGGACGCCAGGGCAAGGAAATCATCCGTTCGCACATGGGCGAGCACCTTAATGACGACGAGGTGCGGGTCCTGAACGACGAAAAGGAACTGGTCTACCGCGAGCTGTACGAGCCGCACCGCAAAACGGTGATGGGTTTCGACGTCCTGATCGCGCTGGCCAAGGAGATGAATGTTGCGCTGGCCGTAGCGACCGCCGCGCCCAACGCCAACATCACCTTCACGCTCGATGGCCTGGACCTGCGCCGCCACTTCGACACCGTGGTCGGTGCGGCCGACGTTGCGCGCGGCAAGCCGCATCCGGACGTGTTCCTGCTCGCCGCCGAACGCTGCGGCGTCGCGCCCGAACACTGCATCGTGTTCGAAGACGCGCCGCTGGGCGTGGAAGCGGCGCGCCGCGCCGGCATGCGCGCCGTGGTGCTGACCACCACCCTGCCCGCCGAGGCCTTTGCCGAATTCGACAATGTCATTCATATCGCCAGCGATTTTTCCGAGCTGACGATCGACGCACTGTTTTCGTCCTGA
- the prfB gene encoding peptide chain release factor 2 (programmed frameshift) has translation MEAERINALSALLNDLTDREAELRRYLDFDKKSEKLEQVNEELEDPTVWNDPKRAQDLGKEKKALEGVVHTLIKADADLKDANDLFAMAREENDDDTLEAVIVDADAIKAVVEAMEFRRMFGNPMDANNCFIDIQAGAGGTEAQDWASMLLRQYLRYCERKGFKVEILEQSDGEVAGIKTATLKVEGEYAYGHLRTETGVHRLVRKSPFDSANGRHTSFTSLFVYPEVDDSIEIDVNPADIRVDTYRASGAGGQHINKTDSAVRMTHGPTGIVVQCQNDRSQHRNRAEAMEMLKAKLYEHELRKRMSEQQKLEDSKTDVGWGHQIRSYVLDQSRIKDLRTNFETGNTKGVLDGDLDDFISASLKQGV, from the exons ATGGAAGCCGAACGCATTAACGCCCTCTCCGCCCTGCTCAACGACCTGACGGATCGTGAAGCCGAACTTCGGAGGTATCTT GACTTCGATAAAAAGTCAGAGAAGCTCGAACAAGTCAACGAAGAACTAGAAGATCCGACCGTCTGGAACGATCCGAAACGCGCCCAGGATCTCGGTAAAGAGAAAAAGGCGCTCGAAGGCGTGGTGCACACGCTGATCAAGGCCGACGCCGACCTGAAAGACGCGAACGACCTGTTCGCGATGGCGCGCGAAGAAAACGACGACGACACGCTCGAAGCGGTCATCGTCGACGCCGACGCCATCAAGGCCGTGGTCGAAGCCATGGAGTTTCGCCGCATGTTCGGCAATCCGATGGACGCCAACAACTGCTTCATCGACATCCAGGCCGGCGCCGGCGGTACCGAAGCCCAGGACTGGGCCTCGATGCTGCTGCGTCAATACCTGCGCTACTGCGAACGCAAGGGCTTCAAGGTCGAGATTCTCGAACAGTCCGACGGCGAGGTCGCGGGCATCAAGACCGCGACCCTCAAGGTCGAAGGCGAATACGCCTACGGCCACCTGCGCACCGAAACCGGCGTTCACCGCCTGGTGCGCAAGTCGCCATTCGACTCGGCCAACGGCCGCCACACGTCGTTCACCAGCCTGTTCGTGTATCCGGAAGTCGATGACTCGATTGAGATCGACGTCAACCCGGCCGACATCCGCGTCGATACCTACCGCGCGTCGGGTGCCGGTGGTCAGCACATTAACAAAACCGACTCCGCGGTCCGCATGACGCACGGCCCGACCGGCATCGTGGTCCAGTGCCAGAACGACCGCAGCCAGCACCGCAACCGCGCCGAAGCGATGGAAATGCTCAAGGCGAAGCTGTACGAGCACGAACTGCGCAAGCGCATGAGCGAGCAGCAGAAGCTCGAAGACTCCAAGACCGATGTGGGCTGGGGCCACCAGATCCGCTCCTACGTGCTCGATCAGTCGCGCATCAAGGATTTGCGTACCAACTTCGAGACCGGCAACACCAAAGGTGTGCTGGACGGCGACCTGGACGACTTCATCTCGGCCTCACTCAAGCAAGGCGTGTAA